Within the Glycine max cultivar Williams 82 chromosome 12, Glycine_max_v4.0, whole genome shotgun sequence genome, the region attataagagtTAACACACTTACGAAAGTTTTCCTAAACAACATTGATGATTCATGtaataataaacattaaaaaaaataaataacggACAATCTCAACAATGAAATGgaagcatttaatatttttgtagaatttattggaaacataaaaacaagacaaagaacaaaaacaaaaagcatTTTGAGAGTTTGTGGGTTGCCTTGCCTTGCTTCGCTGTGGTTTCGCCGGCCGAAGATACAACAATTGTTGCCGTTTTAGTGTCTGCTTTGgacacctctctctctctctctctctctctctctctctctctgtctctctctctctctctcagttTGATTTGATAATTCGAGATGAACGACCTTCTCACTGTAAGTTGATATCTGCAATTCCCTCTTTCGATGccaaaattctattttgatcaCTGGGCCTTGTAGTTCTGTTGCTGtactttctgttttttcttccaattttatGCCATCTTAGTGTCAGATTCATactctgttttgttttttaaaatagaaaaaaaaataagcattaAGAGGTGACCAATTTTTATCCTTGATTTGTAGTGGGTTACGAATTGGACTCATCGTGTTCTGATATTTTAAGCCTTAAAATTCAGTTCATCGCTGAATCGCAATTGATACTGGAAAATTTCCTAAAGGCGGTGTCTTGCTTTAACTCAGATCACAGTTAATCCCCAGTTAGATTTCAGGTTGTTGTTATGTTTGTGGCATAATTTTTGGTGTTTGGATTTTTTCTGATAGTGATTTTGGTGTTTGGATTTTTTCTGATAGTGATTTtggtgtttttcttttgttttgtaactGTTAATTTGACCGGGGTTAAGTTTAGTACAATGTTGTTATCTTATAAGATCAAAGTGTAAGGATAGTTTATTTTtctgttgtttttcttttttattagtttgaaaTTCTTTCTCGCAGGATTCATTTGTTGGTGAGGCTAGTAATGGCCAGCCTGCAAGACAAAGTGATGTTGAAATGGGACAAGTTCCTAGAAGCAACTCTGATATGGGAATGGAAGCTTTTAATAAGCAGGTACACAATGTGCttgcaatttaaaaaaattaaatcatttgattttttaaaatgtgaattttagtattttacccTAGGTGTTTTATTGTTTGTGATTGTGTGGATATTATTTTAGAATAGGATGGAAGTCAAAAGATATTGTTAAGTCTAAGGGGATAATAGAACTGATAAGTTTAGTTGTTTTCATCGTCAACTCTTTTTCATGTAGTTTGTTCAATACTATTTCAGTTGATATCCTACATTTACTGATAGTCTTTGTTTCATTATTAGATACATGAGGCTGATAAACAAATCGATAAGCTGTCTGTGCTACTTCAAAAGCTAAAGGTAACCATTATCTTCATCATTTGTTACTTTTTAGCAGCAAGGTCTAGTTTATAAGCTAAGTGTACTTTTTGCAGGAAGCTAATGAGGAATCGAAAGCTGTCACAAAAGCATCTGCCATGAAAGGTGTGTTAGAATGCTGTGTTATGTTTTAATCAAAGTCATCTGTTTTGAATTTGGTTGCAACATTTTCTGATATAGGCACTGACGATGTATTAAACCGGGTGTGTTGGGCAGTTATAGCCTGACATGACAATGGTCTTGTTGCTGGCAACAATGATgagatataaatatttatgcttcacatttaatttttattaatacacTGCACTGCATTTAATACTGACATTATATGAGTAAAATTTAATACTCTTTAAAACAAGGAATCAAATCTGTTGCTAAAGCATCTGCCATAAAAGGTGTGTTACAATGCAATGTTATGTTTTAGTTGAAATCATCCATTTTGAATTTGGTTGTAAGATTTTCTGGTATAGTTTCTGACAATGTATTAACTTGGGTGTGTCAGGCTGTTATAGCCAGACAGGCACATGACAATTCTGTTGCTAGCAACAATGATgagttatataaatatatagcttcatctatttttttttaatatactgcCTTTGGTTCTGACATTATACGTGAGCAAACTTAATGCTCTTTATAAGACTAATAAACCTGTAACATTACTTTCAGCTATCAAGAAGAGGATGGAAAAAGATATTGATGAAGTTGGAAAGATTGCACATGGtgtcaaaacaaaaatagaggCTATAAGCAGAGATGTATTGAGCTACTGGCTGAATATTGTTTTTAGTAGATGACAATTTGTTGTAAAATTTCTGAcgaatatgaaaattatttaatcagGACATGTTTTGTGCAGAACCTATCCAATAGACAAAAGCCTGGATGTGAGAAGGGAACAGGTATTGACAGAGCAAGAATGAATATGACAAAGTAAGTTGGTAGTACATGTCTTTATTATTGTACTTGATAAAATGATCCAGGAAGCTTAATATATACTATTCCTTGAAACCACAGTGCCTTGACTAAAAAATTCAAGGATCTCATGACAGAGTTCCAGGTATGTTTAGTTTTTAACACCTAAAACCAGAAGCTGTTTTTCCAAGTTTATGTCTATCTTCTCATCAATGTGTTATGTTTTAGACTCTTAGACAAAGAATACAAGACGAATATCGTGAGGTTGTGGAGAGAAGAGTTATTACAGGTTTGAACACTTCAGCCCCGTGATAGAGTTAACTGTGTTGTACTGTGGCAGTACTACAGtttctttttattactttaaatttatCTATTAGAAAGTATAAGTTGGATCATGTTCACTTTGTGATtacttgatttgattttacagTTACGGGAACTAGGCCAGATGATGAGGTGAGCTTAACTCATGAGTTTGTGACTTGAGATGAGATATCCACAAcatataaattttgttgtaaTTGGCCATTTAATGACTGTGTTAGACAATTGATCGCCTGATAGAAACTGGAAACAGTGAGCAAATCTTCCAGAGAGCAATTCTAGAAGCAGGCCGAGGACAGGTACTTGGTTTGTGATTTTTTACCGgaacttattttttccttttgaaaaattaaCAACACATTATCTAATTTTTTCTGTCTATCTGTCTTCCTCTTTTCCTGAAAAGAAGGGGGAAACAGAGGCTTAGTCACACATTAATCATTGATTATGGTAGTTATGATTTGTCATTATGCTTGTGTGGAGAATTGGACTTTTCTTCCTGCAAAAGTTTATTAAGAAAATCTGGGTATTTGCAGGTAGTAAACACAGTAGAAGAAATTCAGGAGAGACATGATGCTGTAaaagaaattgagaaaaaacTTCTTGATTTACACCAGGTTTGTTTGCACAAAGATCTTAGTCTTGAATATTTAATTCAGTTGATAATTATAGCAGGTCTAatcctattttattatttcagatTTACCTTGACATGGCAGTCTTAGTTGATGCTCAAGGAGAAATCTTAGACAACATTGAAAGTCAGGTTTGTTCACTCTCACTCACACACCCTTGATTTTCTGTTTGTATGCATGTGTATGTAGAATGCAGGGCACATTTAGTTTGATTTGCGTTAATGAGAGGCTTGTTCAGGTCAACAATGCAGTCGATCATGTCCAGAGAGGGACATCTGCACTTCAAAATGCTAAGAAACTCCAGAAGAACTCTCGAAAATGGATGTGCATTGCCATCATTATACTGTTGATAATAGTAGCTATCATAGTTGTGGGTGTTCTCAAACCTTGGAAGAGTAGCTAGGGTGCTTGAGTGTGGCCCTTTACCTTTTGTCCTTATATAAGAGTTGACTTGGTTGGGAAAGCATATGCAATTATGCATGTGTGTCAAAGGGACATCTTAGAGAAGGATTTTTAAGCTTTTATGTTGTGTGATTGAGATGCTTGTTTTGTGTGGTGTGACTGATTTCTGGCTATACATTGGTGTGTCTCACAATATAAATTCATATTCTTTGTAGCCTTCGAAAGTTTCAGGGTCTCATATTTCCTTgtactattttattatattctatGAAACTGTTTTTTCTGTCATTTGCTTGTTGCAAATCTTGCATTGATGTTCTTGGAAAGAAAGTACCTTCTTCtccatttttctaaatttactGTTTTAGGCCCAGGTTGTGGTGGGCTTTGGGCCGACACATCCTTAGAGAACATCCATTCTCACCTTCTAGTTCtcattttttcattcttgatttaatctatTGGTCGGTAGATTACCAAAAATATAAGGTTGTCCAAACAATCTTATTAGCATACATAACCTTTGTATAAAACATGAGTAGTGATGAACAATTCCAATTTACCATGAACCGTGTAATATCGTTGGTTAGACCCTAGAATTTAGATGCATATAAATCTGTTCATCCCTATGGAAATATTTGTGGTGATCTTTTAGTACACATAATGTCAGTCTAACATCCATAGGTATTTGAAACATAAAGGTTAGaaagttttactttttattttttttaacttctataATTCCAAACATTCAAACGCCGCCATCTTATTCCTCACCCCAATTCCTTGTAAAATGCCATGTTTATGTTCatcatcatcttattattattattattatttaggcaTTGACGTGCTTATCAGTGTACTTTTCAATTCCAAAAGAAAATGCATCTATTATAATGCATTTATTCAAAGATTTATTAATTTGAGAAAGTATTAGCatgattattttagtattttgtccccttttttagatgcttttgaataaaatatattgacgTTTTGAGAATAACcaaaatctttatttatataagGATAAGATAGACCTTGTTTTATCCTACttagagaaggagaaagaaccAAGACATGGGTTGAACAGCTGTCTACACTCACAAGTAGAAGGTGAAATGGGGTATTTTCCCAAGATATCGAGCTTTCTGTCTTATTATGTttatgtttggattaaagtttctaaattttaagaCATACGAGGGTAATCAAACAGAATTTCAAGTCTTCGCTTCTCCAAAACtgagtttttttaagaaaaaatatatttttaaatatacttttagactgtaactaaatataatttcaaactaattttattttcaaatatattattttgatcctCCCACTAGCAATCTAAACATACCCTGTATGTTTTGGCTAGGGTAGGGAGAGGTTTGTGTAAGGATGGGGGAAGGGAGGGAAGAGTGGGATGGGCATTACTTGGTTAAAAACATCCCCACAATGTGAGGGGAATATAATGAGGAAtcgttgtttttattttatataatataaaaaaattaaaacaaacttttaattttgaaaaacattataactaaaaagtttgaaactttattaaattaatttattatttattgtaaaattttcttatacaaTCTACCTTCTCTCTTATCTACTTATCAAAAcgagaaaacttttttttttcacttcattttGTCTTAACTTTATTTAGAGTAAATTACTAACTTAAGTTTTGTATCAATTTTCTCTTGATACCTCTTTTCTTCATCCTTACACTAATTTCTTAATTGTTtggaaaatattacattaacattATTTATGCATTACATTAATATtctttaattgtttgaaaatattacCCTACATTTTTATAAGAGAAATTGTTGTAAACGTTAAAGTATGGGGATGTACGAAATCTCAATAAATTTCACAAGTTAGTATAATTAactcatttattaaaaaaaacatattttcaccATGTTTTTGCTCGATTTTTGACTcatgttttttcttctattttttataattccatttcatgtctatttttttattatttcatttcatgtCTAATCGAATGTTAGTCGCATTTAAGCATTAAaaggttataaaaaaatatatttagaaaataaaaaagcttaaattatcatcaatttttgctttagatatattctttttttctcagCAAAATTAAACATAGCCTAAATTTTACATTGGTACCTCAAGATTTTACCATGGGTATACAAAACTCATTAGTTATATAACCTTGCAAATTCATTATATTTGTCATACATTTTCGAGATTATACTCTAGTCGTCTACTGTTTCCTCTGAAGTAGGATAAGATTTCTATTATCTGAACATCAATTTTCAAACATTTGTATTTGATACTGTTTGTATAAGTCCatttattaatgttatattttttcaaatacatgcatctcaaaaatatttcataaaaatcaaCGCAATAGCATATTTCCTTAAATTGTCGTACGAAAAACTTTGCTTTAGGATAATGACTAGGTCATATATGTTTAGtatgaataataatttaaataaatagaagaaaaatctaaaatttattcAGTTGCTTAAAAGAATTATGCCTATTTAAGAGTACCGATCCTCTTGGCTTGACTACTTATGACCAACTCCTTTTACTTGTTTAGAAAATCATTCCTCCCATTATTATCTATAAATTATGCATAAAGTGTGAATAACCCACTTCCATCATGTCAGTATTTGAttattatgaaaagaaaaataattttcagaaGTTGTTTCAAGGTGCCTTTttaatattactatttttttttatcatgatgttGATAAGAATAGAGTCTTTCCTCCCAACTACCTTTTGAAGCtcttttgaatataaaatagttaatttatacattttattttaatttttttaacagattTACTTAAGaactttaaaaacattattttgcaaGTATATATGTGGAAGTAATTAACACCTGAAATCTTTTCAATTACTTCGCAAGTATATTTGTGGAAATAATTTGTGCTAGTATCATCTGTATGTTTGTTCAAGTTGTTTGGGCAAAAAGTGCTTTTGAGAACTTCTATGCTGGAAACATAGGACTTTTTCCAGCAGAGAAGCTCCCAAGAACACTTGTAGCCTTCTATGCAAATATTTACCACTTCAGACAACTAACCATCTTGTCTTTTTAAAATGGCATTCTGTAATGAACAGGTGACAAACGCAACTGATCATGTGAGACAGGGTAACGATGCTCTCCAAACTGCAAAAAGTTTGCAAAAGAAGTCAAGGAAATGCATGATGATTTCCATTATATTGGTCCTCGTCATTGCCATCATTATCGTACTCTCTGTTTTGAAACCATGGAAGAAGTGACCAGAAGAGGAAAGTGATTTACATCtataaagaacaaaagaaatatagatatttcacatttaatttaatttttttatatgcatgAACACTTTCAGTTGTTACAGTAGCGTGACTTTGATCCTAGTACTTCCACATTGTCAAACTAGCATTTAGTGTGCGTTTGCACGGCTAATGCATAATAAGTTgtccactattttttttactctctgCATCATGAAAggaaatatttacttttttaactaTGGCTATCATATACTCTAGAGCTTTTTGTCCATGAATTTTTCCGTGAATATTGCTACTCACACAATGTTAAAGGGATTGTACCAAGAATCGTCATTAAGACATTAACTACAGTTAGTCAGGTGGTTGAGTATATTATTGGCTAAATAGGTTTGTTAGTTGCTCAATTATAAGTAATTGAGGTGATGTGTGAGAAGTGTATATCACTAGCATTCTTCTTCCTGTGTAAGCAATTTATTGATATGATTTCAGGAGAATTAAAGCATGGGTAATGCATTCAAAAGTTGAGTATGCAAACATTTGAGGTAAGCTTGCTGTCAAATTAGTAATTGTATAAACAACAAATGGTTCAGAATGATAAAGTTGAATACATGGCAAAAATTCATACTACATAGATAATATACAACAACTTACAAGTTGATTGAAGAAATCTTATGGTCATTATTTACTGTTTAGAAACACATGGCTCAGTGGTGGAGCTTCTTTAGGTTAGAGGGGGGAAACTCTGTTATACCATCATTGCTCCTAACTTGTCACCTCTTTCATATTGATGTTAACTAGTTATGTCATAGTATACACAATCTCATTGCCAATTGGGGTAACTGATGTCAGAGATCGAATAGCCTCATGGCCTTGAACATAAGTTAGCTTAGAGATAAGTGCAAAGCCAGAACAACAGATAATAATCCCCTACTTTCGTACTGGCAGTTTCTTTTTTATAGTTTGCTAAGACCAACTTAAGAACTTCCCATGGACTCCATGTTTCTGTCATCGAAAGATGAAGAAAGCCTTTCCTATCTTTGAAATCTCTGCAGCTTCATTACAGTAGAACCCCCTCTAAAGTTTGTCTCTAAATGAACAACTAAGGATGTACACACCCTTAAATTTAAGTAGATAAAGTTCATGATGCACTTTaaattaagtaaatgaagacatcCTTACCTATTCAGTTTAGAGACAAGCTCAATTTAAAAGAGCCTTATCTCCTACTTAAATATCAAACTTTGACGAGTTATCCAAACCAGGAAATATATGTTCTTATGACTTCTAAAGCTCAGAATTGTTCTCTGTCTTGCAATTGAACCTGCCTTCTTCTAACAgtttaagttatttttcttttatatatgtaCCCATCCACAGTTCATCATTCCCCCAAAATATTCTGCCACCTTTTACTTTCATCATGTTATTTGTCctcattaaatatttagaaattttGACATCTTGGGGTCACTATGACCTCCTAGGTTGGATTTTTCACAGTATACAGTTCATTTGCTAAGATGGCATTTACTAGACGTCGAGTACATGAAGCTACATGAATAGGACTAATTTCATGACAGCAGTATGACTGTATGAGTATCATCAAACTACGAATACCATAAAAGCCAATAAGCCATGTCAAGTAGATATTCCTTTTGATTGTTAGGGGACAGGAAGATAGCATGCAACTTCACACAAACATATGTCAAAGATCAAGCAACCAATATCCAATATTTGAATTTACTCACATTAAAATCATAAAGATCCACAATTTCTCTTAATAACAAACATGGGGGCAATAAAAATTCAATGTTTGGCATCTGAAGAAGTTGAAATACCTGCAATCCAGCACAGCAAGAGCAATCCAACATAGTAAGAAAAAACTCAAACATCTGACATGTTTGGATCTATGATTGCATAGCTAAAAAATTCCCGTATGCTAAACAGAAATGGGATTTTGCCAAAAAAACTGTTCAACTTAAAAACTGTTGGCATTGGATTGAAAATTTCATACTAAGTTTGATTACAAACTTACatttaagaaacaaaatttgaaacaaaaacttTACTACAAATAGACTTTTAAGCAAAACCATTTCTTTCTGCAGCCAAAGTAAAATTTGCATACGCTAACCCAAAATCGACGCCTTTGGGTTCTCCAGTGAACTTGTTTGCTCTTAcaactttctcttcttttatggACGAAATAGTTCTTATGAAGTtaattcacatgaaaataaTCGAAGCCTAATAAACCCAAAGACGGAAAAAAGGGATGCAAAAGCATATTTTACAGTTAGATAGTTAGATTTCTGAAATATTGGAGAATCCATAGCAAGGCAAACATTGCATATAATCTcgagagagggaaaaaaaaggataattgaaagattataaaaagttaaaacgaaaaataaaaaggaaggaAATAAAGTTTCATACCTAAAAAAACATGGAATTTGAAGATTGGTTAGAAACAAGGGGAGGAAGAAGGCGATGGTGATCAGCTGCGAAGTTTCACATCTCATCCACTCAGATCGCCCTTGCGTGTGATTTGTGAAACACtgaaacagagagagagagagagagagagagacagtgGATGTTGTGTTGtcgaaagagaaagaagagaaacgggACAGGTGTGCGTGCCACAGCATACTTTAATTAACGCCTCTCAATATTTAATGCCTATTTTTACTTGATCTCACAATCTTAAACtgtgatagtttttttttttataaaaaaaaacagctgAGATGCTAATAAATTGATctgtaaaagattaaaaaatttaaatttaatttttaatttaaaaatgtgataaattaatttcacatataatttaatgataaattaattcttaaatttttataatttaatattaaattaatcattaaatattataatttaataatagaaTGATCTCTCGAATTTATgagtaaaattaaattgtatcttttacgtattaaataattaaatttattttttattcttcaaaaatcaatatataaacACATCACACTTTTGGaatcaaatttaatcatttttcttttatttataagaaaatttataataacttatatatttttactcaATTAATTGAGTTATACTCTTAAACGTAaactagaatatatatatatatatatatatatatatatatatatatatatatatatatatattatgatttatggacataaaatatgaaatgattTTTATCTAACTAATATAATTGAGTTTGAATCTGAGTCCATGTCTGGAACATGTTAGACCATCTGATTGTTGGATGATTTGTTAATTGATtcaagtttaaataaataagaggtTAAAGGTCCTTATctttcttctagaaaaaaaatcagattaatttttttatatatttttaaatggttTAGAATGTTCCTTCTGTCAATAaagatttaatgttattaataattttaaaatattttaaccgCCACAAGACGcaacttttttcttaaatattccATACTATAATTAACACTAATTCTAGCTACCGTGTTTTGGAATCATGTGACTTAGAACATAGTAGTATATACCAACTCATCCGTGTTATTGTCTTTTTTGGTCCTATATACGTGATTAAACAAAGAATGACATACTGAATCTGTCTCTAATTAATTCTCATTTCCATAGTTGGACTCTTCCAATACAGATTGCAGACACAAGATAAAAACCCAAAATGgtaaatgaataagaaaaatacaCGAAGGTGAACATCAATAAGTACAATTCAGATAAGACCAACCACCAAGTAACATTTCAAGATGGAAAATATCACACCAGGCAACATTTCAAGATGGAAAATATTACACAAACCAGCTTCTATAGTTGCTgccccactttttttttttatagccaatacaaatacaaatacCTATAAAATAAGGCCAACTTTAATTCAGTTTTTATGTCCCACAAAATCACACTAATCTTGCACCCAAAATCTTCTTGCTCATCCTAGACTGAACACCAATCGTAGTAGAACTCTTGGCACCTCATTCACTAGAACCTGAGAATCTTGAAGTCCAATACTTCTCTATTTCCTCTGCTGTTCTTCCAGGAATCCTTCCAGCAATTAAAGACCACctaattgaaaaataacattGTTTTACAAGCTTGGTCTACACACTGTTTAAAAGGGTTATAAGAGCTAagcattaaaaagaaaaaattctcaCCTCTCCCCTACCAGTTTATACATCCTGATGATAAGAGTTTCCTCATCTTCAGAAAATTCAACTTTGGAAGACCCTCGCTTCCCTGAATCTAAATAAAGTGTTATGATTGATTAAAACACCATGTAAAAAAGTAGCTAACTCCAAAGTTATTACTCAGGCATAATTTATCATGTCAATTCTAAAAGACTCAAATTATTACTATTTGACACgtgtaaaaaacttttttttaccgGAAGCATATTTTTATATCTGATCATTTCCACTTTCATCAGCCATAAATACGCATGTCAAATAGTAATAAGTTAAACTAATAATTTGAGTGTTTACCATAAACTCTAGAGTGTGCTTAAGTGTTCCTATTCCCCGTGATTACATTTCATAATATGTGTGCAACACAAATAAAAACCTTACAATAAAAGCAAGTTAGCAATAAAAGAAGGGCCACAAAGAATaagattaagaaattaaactaCGAATTCCAAAAGTATTGTTCCATAAGAAAAGACTGAAAGAGTGACCCACAACAAGCATTAGAGTAGATAGAACTGCAAAAATTAGTGGTTGTGTATTACTCTCAAGTTTTTCCGGTGTATATCCTTTTAATTATTCTACCAAAGCAAAGAaacttttaaatgaaaaactaaCTATGTTGAAtatcttataaatatataaatgtataaaaaattcaaatatttttcttgtatagtaagtaaaatttcaaaatattgataGATATAAAGAAGGAATAGAGTATACCAGTAGAATGTGTAGAAACTTCACTAGAAGAGCGATCCGAGTCAGCCATTGCAAGGAGCTAGAAGAGTGTGGTGTATTGAAGGCGTGGAAAAATTAAGTGTGTTTGAAGACAAAGGTTATTTGGGTGGTATTAATAGAAGCAGGTCATTGCTATTTGCTCGTGAAAATTGGGTGGCAGGCATGGAGTTGAAACAGAGAAGAATGGTTGTTGAAATTAAGATTGAAATTTAAGTTCATCTTTGCTAGGTAGTTGGAGAATTTATTGTTAGTTGAGTTGTACTTTCGTACTCCACCATATCGGCTAACTGTAAAATTCTCTCACACCTTTTTTttagcatatttttttattattaactaaagtttattaaatttatagaattttatggatccacttttttatttattgagatttactcgtgtttttgtaatttatattaattataatcaataaTTGAGAAAAATGTAGAAAAAGTGTGCTAGAGAATGTATTGTTAGCATTATTCTTAGAGAAAATAGTATAATGTCAATAGTATAAAGTTTTTGTATATACCGTGGTTTAGATACAAATTATTGTCTGTGATAAGTTTGATAGTTCTGTATAATgctatcttaaaatttatataaatagtggTTTCTAATTAGTTAATGAATTAAAAACTTTTGTATTATGAGTATATGTCGATTAAACTCctattaatatgtataaaaaattcaaaagaagaaaaaaatgctaataatatatttttattattagttgaaatttattaaaaattataaaattgtatgAGTCTATCCCcacttatgattttataatttctaatcaattttagttaataataaaaagtgtatTATTAGCcctccaagaaaaaaaaactaatccaTTCTTTAAATTCTGAAATAAATGTAGTTTTAAAGTGTTTTATAAAGATTAAGAACTTTTTAAACTTCGAAAAATTGTGAGACTAGagtatatgcatttttttttatgaataatagtGAATTGAATCGAGTATAGGAAAATTTTAGATCAGAGCCGATCAAGAATGATGGCATCAAGTCTAGTTTATTCAGTTTGAAAGCACCAATTAAACTGATAACAATAGGATTGAAGTGGATCATCAatctaaatattaaatataattaaaatgaaaaaatggaagaaaagataaaagaggggggagttcaaaattaaaaaacttgaaataaaaataatatattatttcaaaagtttttttttttacagcaatcttatttcaaaagttaagtttataaaagaataaataaatatataaaatatcagactaaaggtaattaaatattaagtagcttttatattttatttt harbors:
- the LOC100801532 gene encoding MYB-like transcription factor ETC1; this encodes MADSDRSSSEVSTHSTDSGKRGSSKVEFSEDEETLIIRMYKLVGERWSLIAGRIPGRTAEEIEKYWTSRFSGSSE
- the LOC100800991 gene encoding syntaxin-132 isoform X4 — encoded protein: MNDLLTDSFVGEASNGQPARQSDVEMGQVPRSNSDMGMEAFNKQIHEADKQIDKLSVLLQKLKEANEESKAVTKASAMKAIKKRMEKDIDEVGKIAHGVKTKIEAISRDNLSNRQKPGCEKGTGIDRARMNMTNALTKKFKDLMTEFQTLRQRIQDEYREVVERRVITVTGTRPDDETIDRLIETGNSEQIFQRAILEAGRGQVVNTVEEIQERHDAVKEIEKKLLDLHQIYLDMAVLVDAQGEILDNIESQDKIDLVLSYLEKEKEPRHGLNSCLHSQVEGEMG
- the LOC100800991 gene encoding syntaxin-132 isoform X1; protein product: MNDLLTDSFVGEASNGQPARQSDVEMGQVPRSNSDMGMEAFNKQIHEADKQIDKLSVLLQKLKEANEESKAVTKASAMKAIKKRMEKDIDEVGKIAHGVKTKIEAISRDNLSNRQKPGCEKGTGIDRARMNMTNALTKKFKDLMTEFQTLRQRIQDEYREVVERRVITVTGTRPDDETIDRLIETGNSEQIFQRAILEAGRGQVVNTVEEIQERHDAVKEIEKKLLDLHQIYLDMAVLVDAQGEILDNIESQVNNAVDHVQRGTSALQNAKKLQKNSRKWMCIAIIILLIIVAIIVVGVLKPWKSS
- the LOC100800991 gene encoding syntaxin-132 isoform X5; protein product: MGQVPRSNSDMGMEAFNKQIHEADKQIDKLSVLLQKLKEANEESKAVTKASAMKAIKKRMEKDIDEVGKIAHGVKTKIEAISRDNLSNRQKPGCEKGTGIDRARMNMTNALTKKFKDLMTEFQTLRQRIQDEYREVVERRVITVTGTRPDDETIDRLIETGNSEQIFQRAILEAGRGQVVNTVEEIQERHDAVKEIEKKLLDLHQIYLDMAVLVDAQGEILDNIESQVNNAVDHVQRGTSALQNAKKLQKNSRKWMCIAIIILLIIVAIIVVGVLKPWKSS
- the LOC100800991 gene encoding syntaxin-132 isoform X3 produces the protein MNDLLTDSFVGEASNGQPARQSDVEMGQVPRSNSDMGMEAFNKQIHEADKQIDKLSVLLQKLKEANEESKAVTKASAMKAIKKRMEKDIDEVGKIAHGVKTKIEAISRDNLSNRQKPGCEKGTGIDRARMNMTNALTKKFKDLMTEFQTLRQRIQDEYREVVERRVITVTGTRPDDETIDRLIETGNSEQIFQRAILEAGRGQVVNTVEEIQERHDAVKEIEKKLLDLHQIYLDMAVLVDAQGEILDNIESQDKIDLVLSYLEKEKEPRHGLNSCLHSQVEGDKRN
- the LOC100800991 gene encoding syntaxin-132 isoform X2, with protein sequence MNDLLTDSFVGEASNGQPARQSDVEMGQVPRSNSDMGMEAFNKQIHEADKQIDKLSVLLQKLKEANEESKAVTKASAMKAIKKRMEKDIDEVGKIAHGVKTKIEAISRDNLSNRQKPGCEKGTGIDRARMNMTNALTKKFKDLMTEFQTLRQRIQDEYREVVERRVITVTGTRPDDETIDRLIETGNSEQIFQRAILEAGRGQVVNTVEEIQERHDAVKEIEKKLLDLHQIYLDMAVLVDAQGEILDNIESQVTNATDHVRQGNDALQTAKSLQKKSRKCMMISIILVLVIAIIIVLSVLKPWKK